The following are encoded in a window of Providencia rettgeri genomic DNA:
- the fadE gene encoding acyl-CoA dehydrogenase FadE, with product MILLSIALFLALIGVLCYHRTSLVLSTVLLLTYTAVMGVLNIWSYWMLLPVALVLFPFVFSPVRQSFFSVRAMKMFQKVMPPMSKTEKEAIDAGTTWWEGDLFRGAPDWNKLHNYPKPQLTAEEQAFIDGPVETVCGMVNDFQVSHELADLTPEVWQYLRDHRFFAMIIKKEYGGLEFSAYAQSQVLQKLAGVSGILAITVGVPNSLGPGELLQHYGTDEQKQRYLPGLATGEEIPCFALTSPEAGSDAGAIPDSGVVCMGEWQGEQVLGMRLSWNKRYITLAPIATVLGLAFKLSDPDQLLGGEKNLGITCALIPTNTPGVEIGHRHFPLNIPFMNGPTRGKDIFVPIDYIIGGPKMAGQGWRMLVECLSVGRGITLPSNSTGSLKSIAIATGAYAYIRRQFKLPIGKMEGIEEPLARIAGNTYLMDAAATLITSGIMLGEKPAVLSAIVKYHCTHRGQRSIIDAMDITGGKGICLGDSNFVARAYQGAPIAITVEGANILTRSMIIFGQGAIRCHPFVLEEMAAAQDNNLHKFDKAVFGHIGHVISNLFRSFWLGLTNGRGSSAPTKDETRRYYQMLNRHSANLALLSDVAMGVLGGSLKRRERISARLGDILSNLYLASATLKRYEDEGRQKADLPLVKWAVEDCLYQSEKAIDDLLKNFPNKMVAAMMRVTLFPTGRAMSMPSDRLDHKLAQLLMEPSETRDRLGRGQYLTPTENNPHGLVNQALFDIIAAEPIFERICRLKERKLSFTRLDKLADQMLPENVITQEEADILRKAEISRLRTINVDEFEFDDLGVLPSKKSPSEPSNEDSSKKKKAA from the coding sequence ATGATCCTTCTCAGTATTGCGTTATTTTTAGCCTTAATAGGCGTACTTTGTTATCACAGAACTTCCCTTGTACTCAGTACAGTGCTGCTATTAACCTATACCGCAGTGATGGGTGTGTTAAATATTTGGAGTTACTGGATGTTGCTACCAGTGGCTCTCGTCTTATTTCCTTTCGTTTTTTCGCCTGTACGCCAATCCTTTTTCTCAGTGCGTGCCATGAAAATGTTCCAAAAAGTCATGCCACCCATGTCGAAAACGGAAAAAGAGGCCATTGATGCAGGAACAACATGGTGGGAAGGCGATCTTTTCCGTGGAGCGCCAGATTGGAACAAACTACACAACTACCCAAAACCGCAATTAACCGCAGAAGAGCAAGCCTTTATTGATGGCCCAGTGGAAACGGTATGCGGTATGGTGAACGATTTCCAAGTCAGCCATGAACTTGCTGATTTAACACCAGAAGTTTGGCAATATCTGCGCGACCACCGCTTTTTCGCCATGATCATTAAAAAAGAGTATGGTGGCCTTGAGTTTTCAGCTTATGCACAATCCCAAGTTTTACAAAAACTTGCTGGCGTATCGGGTATTTTAGCCATCACCGTAGGCGTACCAAACTCATTAGGTCCAGGTGAGTTATTGCAACATTATGGTACTGATGAGCAAAAGCAACGCTATTTACCTGGTCTCGCAACGGGTGAAGAGATCCCTTGCTTTGCCTTAACGAGCCCTGAGGCAGGTTCCGATGCGGGGGCGATCCCAGATTCAGGTGTTGTCTGTATGGGAGAATGGCAAGGTGAGCAAGTATTAGGTATGCGCTTATCATGGAATAAACGCTATATTACCTTAGCCCCTATTGCGACTGTACTTGGTCTTGCATTTAAGCTGTCAGACCCAGACCAATTATTAGGTGGGGAGAAAAACCTCGGCATTACATGTGCACTGATCCCAACTAACACACCGGGAGTTGAAATTGGTCATCGCCACTTCCCACTCAATATTCCATTTATGAATGGTCCAACTCGTGGAAAAGATATTTTTGTCCCTATCGATTACATTATCGGTGGGCCTAAAATGGCGGGGCAAGGTTGGAGGATGTTAGTCGAATGTCTTTCTGTTGGACGCGGAATTACTCTGCCATCAAACTCAACAGGTAGCTTGAAAAGTATCGCTATTGCAACAGGTGCTTACGCCTATATCCGCCGCCAATTCAAATTACCGATTGGTAAAATGGAAGGTATTGAGGAGCCGTTAGCACGCATCGCAGGTAATACCTACTTAATGGATGCCGCCGCGACACTCATTACCTCAGGTATTATGTTAGGTGAAAAACCCGCAGTACTTTCCGCTATTGTTAAATACCATTGTACTCACCGAGGTCAACGTTCAATTATTGATGCGATGGATATTACTGGCGGTAAAGGCATCTGTTTAGGGGATTCCAACTTTGTTGCGCGAGCTTACCAAGGTGCACCGATCGCGATTACTGTAGAAGGTGCGAATATCCTCACCCGTAGCATGATCATCTTTGGGCAAGGTGCGATCCGTTGCCATCCTTTTGTCTTAGAAGAAATGGCTGCTGCGCAAGATAACAATCTACACAAGTTTGATAAAGCTGTATTTGGTCACATTGGTCACGTCATTAGTAACCTATTTCGCAGCTTCTGGCTAGGTTTAACCAATGGTCGCGGCAGTAGCGCACCAACCAAAGATGAAACGCGCCGTTATTATCAAATGTTAAACCGCCACAGTGCTAACTTAGCGTTATTATCGGATGTTGCGATGGGCGTGTTAGGGGGTAGCTTAAAACGTCGCGAACGTATTTCAGCCCGTTTAGGAGATATTCTCAGCAATCTGTACCTCGCATCTGCGACGTTGAAACGCTATGAGGATGAAGGTCGTCAAAAAGCGGATTTACCGTTGGTAAAATGGGCGGTTGAAGATTGTTTATATCAGTCTGAAAAAGCAATTGATGATTTGTTGAAAAACTTCCCGAACAAAATGGTGGCCGCTATGATGCGAGTGACTTTATTCCCGACTGGTCGCGCGATGTCTATGCCATCAGACAGACTGGATCATAAATTGGCTCAACTGTTAATGGAGCCGTCAGAAACCCGTGACAGATTAGGTCGTGGGCAATACCTGACACCAACAGAAAATAACCCGCACGGGTTAGTAAACCAAGCGTTATTCGATATTATTGCCGCAGAGCCTATTTTCGAACGCATCTGCCGTCTGAAAGAACGCAAGCTAAGCTTCACCCGTTTGGACAAACTAGCGGATCAAATGCTTCCTGAAAATGTGATCACGCAGGAAGAGGCCGATATCTTACGTAAAGCAGAAATCAGCCGCTTACGTACCATTAATGTGGATGAGTTTGAATTTGATGATTTAGGCGTACTACCATCAAAAAAGTCTCCGAGTGAACCTTCAAACGAAGACAGCAGTAAGAAAAAGAAAGCGGCTTAG
- a CDS encoding class II glutamine amidotransferase has translation MCELLGMSANVPTDITFSLSGLISRGGQTGPHKDGWGITFYEGLGCRTFKDPQPSFMSPVARFVQEYPIKSESIVAHIRQANQGDVSLVNTHPFTRELWGRNWTYAHNGQLKGFRSLDTGRYWPIGETDSEWAFCWILQQLSEKYPRKPSNWKSVFRFIATLADQLRSKGVFNMLLSDGQYLMAFCSTKLHWITRRAPFGMAKLLDQDIEIDFAQCTTPTDIVSVIATQPLTGNENWQRIEPGDFVLFHLGERIL, from the coding sequence ATGTGCGAGCTACTCGGCATGAGTGCCAATGTTCCAACGGATATTACCTTTAGTTTGAGTGGGTTAATTTCTCGTGGTGGTCAGACTGGTCCACACAAAGATGGCTGGGGAATTACATTCTACGAGGGCCTTGGGTGTCGCACATTTAAAGATCCGCAACCGAGCTTTATGTCTCCCGTTGCGCGTTTCGTACAGGAATACCCCATCAAATCGGAAAGCATTGTGGCGCATATTCGCCAAGCCAATCAGGGAGACGTATCGTTAGTGAATACTCACCCTTTTACTAGAGAGCTGTGGGGGCGCAATTGGACTTATGCTCATAATGGGCAACTTAAAGGTTTTCGTTCCCTTGATACGGGTCGCTATTGGCCAATTGGGGAAACAGACAGTGAATGGGCTTTTTGTTGGATCTTACAGCAACTGAGTGAGAAATATCCGCGAAAGCCGTCGAACTGGAAAAGTGTCTTTCGTTTTATTGCCACCTTAGCGGATCAACTACGTAGCAAAGGTGTCTTTAATATGTTGCTATCTGATGGGCAATATTTGATGGCATTTTGTTCAACGAAGTTGCATTGGATCACCCGCAGAGCGCCGTTTGGTATGGCTAAGTTACTCGATCAAGATATTGAAATTGATTTTGCACAATGCACCACACCAACAGATATCGTCTCTGTGATTGCCACTCAACCTTTGACAGGAAATGAAAACTGGCAAAGGATTGAGCCGGGTGACTTTGTGTTATTCCACCTTGGTGAGCGCATACTGTGA
- the lysA gene encoding diaminopimelate decarboxylase: MTSFATTTSQYLTPEHLRALPAQYGTPVWVYDSSVIIERIKQLQIFDTVRFAQKASSNIHILRLMKEQGVKVDSVSLGEIERALVAGFKPGRDKSEIVFTADVLDRATLAKVTELDIPVNAGSIDMLDQIGQQKVGHPVWLRINPGFGHGHSQKTNTGGENSKHGIWHEDLPAALEKIRHYNLSLIGIHMHIGSGVDYQHLADVCDSMVALVTTAGVDIHAISAGGGLSTPYREGDELIDVQHYYSLWDNARQRIAQHLGHGIELEIEPGRYLVAESGVLLAEVRAVKDMGSRHYVLVDSGFNDLMRPAMYGSYHHISVLPADGSIADESQLKDTIIAGPLCESGDVFTQLEGGLVVTRALPKVNVGDYLVFHDTGAYGASMSSNYNSRPLLPEVMFIDGKPQLIRRRQTIEELLALELSV; this comes from the coding sequence ATGACGTCATTCGCAACCACCACAAGCCAATATTTAACTCCTGAACATTTACGTGCGTTACCCGCACAATATGGTACCCCTGTTTGGGTCTATGACAGCTCGGTAATTATTGAGCGTATCAAGCAATTACAAATTTTTGATACGGTGCGTTTTGCACAAAAAGCCAGCTCCAATATTCATATTTTACGCCTAATGAAAGAACAGGGTGTTAAAGTGGATTCGGTTTCTTTAGGGGAAATTGAACGTGCGCTGGTGGCTGGCTTCAAGCCGGGGCGTGATAAATCAGAAATCGTGTTTACCGCAGATGTGCTGGATAGAGCAACACTGGCTAAAGTGACGGAATTGGATATTCCTGTCAACGCGGGTTCAATCGATATGTTAGATCAAATAGGCCAGCAAAAAGTGGGGCACCCTGTTTGGCTACGCATTAATCCGGGCTTTGGTCATGGTCATAGTCAAAAAACCAATACGGGTGGTGAAAATAGCAAACACGGCATTTGGCACGAAGATTTGCCTGCTGCATTAGAAAAAATTCGCCATTACAATTTATCGTTAATCGGTATTCATATGCATATTGGGTCTGGTGTAGATTATCAACATCTTGCCGATGTGTGTGATTCAATGGTGGCACTGGTGACCACGGCAGGGGTTGATATTCATGCTATTTCAGCAGGCGGCGGATTATCGACGCCTTACCGTGAAGGTGATGAATTAATCGATGTGCAGCATTACTATAGCTTATGGGATAACGCTCGCCAGCGTATAGCCCAACATCTGGGGCACGGCATTGAGCTTGAAATAGAACCCGGTCGTTATTTAGTTGCAGAGTCAGGGGTTTTGCTGGCGGAAGTTCGAGCGGTTAAAGATATGGGCAGTCGCCACTATGTTTTAGTTGATAGTGGATTTAATGATTTAATGCGCCCAGCGATGTATGGTAGTTACCATCACATTTCTGTTTTGCCCGCAGACGGAAGCATTGCGGATGAGTCCCAATTAAAAGATACCATTATCGCTGGTCCTTTATGTGAATCTGGTGATGTATTTACCCAGCTCGAGGGGGGGCTCGTGGTGACTCGTGCGTTACCTAAAGTCAATGTGGGGGATTACTTGGTTTTCCACGATACTGGGGCTTATGGCGCATCAATGTCTTCAAACTATAATAGCCGCCCATTATTACCAGAGGTGATGTTTATTGATGGCAAACCTCAATTAATTCGCCGTCGCCAAACGATTGAAGAATTATTGGCGTTAGAGCTATCCGTGTAA
- a CDS encoding L,D-transpeptidase family protein: MRLNKLIYAVSPLILMYTSVTSADNSSFLLKSGSHADPDPSIFIQIFKQEGVLEIYQKTPTGKYTLSKTYPICKFSGGLGPKKIEGDLKSPEGFYQITAEQLNPNSRYYRSINIGFPNEFDKAQGYSGSYLMIHGSCVSVGCYAMTDKYMGEIYQTVETALLNGQSAINVNIYPFKMTKENMLRYRNSSHYTFWKQLQPAYEYFNQTGRIAQVSVNSGKYAVIGLPDTPTKLLGMKSQYALTKVE; this comes from the coding sequence ATGAGACTAAATAAATTAATCTATGCCGTATCCCCATTAATATTGATGTATACATCGGTTACTTCGGCGGATAACTCTTCATTTTTGCTAAAGAGTGGATCACATGCAGATCCTGATCCATCGATATTTATACAAATATTTAAACAAGAAGGTGTACTTGAAATCTACCAAAAAACACCGACTGGCAAATACACCCTGTCAAAAACCTATCCAATTTGTAAGTTTTCTGGTGGATTAGGACCAAAGAAAATTGAGGGTGACCTTAAAAGTCCTGAGGGTTTTTATCAAATTACAGCTGAACAACTCAATCCTAATAGTCGGTATTACCGATCTATCAATATCGGTTTTCCTAATGAGTTTGATAAAGCCCAAGGATATAGCGGAAGCTACCTGATGATCCACGGCAGTTGTGTCTCTGTGGGATGTTACGCAATGACAGATAAATATATGGGCGAAATCTACCAAACCGTAGAAACCGCTTTACTAAATGGCCAATCGGCAATTAATGTTAATATCTATCCGTTTAAAATGACGAAAGAAAATATGCTGCGCTACCGAAATTCGAGCCATTACACGTTTTGGAAACAGTTACAGCCGGCCTATGAGTATTTCAACCAGACAGGAAGAATAGCCCAAGTTTCGGTCAATTCAGGGAAATATGCTGTCATAGGCCTACCTGATACCCCAACAAAATTATTGGGGATGAAATCACAGTATGCGCTCACCAAGGTGGAATAA
- the lpcA gene encoding D-sedoheptulose 7-phosphate isomerase, whose protein sequence is MYQDLIRGELTEAAETLSNFLSDEGNIEAIQQAAVLLADSFKAGGKVLSCGNGGSHCDAMHFAEELTGRYRENRPGYPAIAISDVSHLSCVSNDFGYEFVFSRFIEAVGMKGDVLLGISTSGNSGNIIKAIAAAREKGMKVITLTGKDGGKMAGTADIEIRVPHFGYADRIQEIHIKVIHILIQLIEKEMVK, encoded by the coding sequence ATGTACCAAGATCTGATCCGTGGTGAATTAACTGAAGCGGCTGAGACGTTATCGAATTTCTTAAGCGACGAAGGGAATATTGAAGCCATTCAACAAGCGGCAGTGCTATTAGCCGATTCTTTTAAAGCGGGTGGTAAAGTATTATCTTGTGGCAATGGAGGCTCTCATTGTGATGCAATGCATTTTGCTGAGGAACTTACGGGTCGTTATCGTGAAAATCGCCCTGGTTACCCTGCAATTGCGATTTCAGATGTTAGTCATTTATCCTGTGTGAGCAATGATTTTGGCTATGAGTTTGTTTTTTCTCGCTTTATTGAAGCTGTTGGTATGAAAGGTGATGTCTTACTGGGGATTTCGACCTCGGGGAATTCAGGCAATATCATCAAAGCAATCGCTGCTGCACGTGAAAAAGGCATGAAAGTCATCACATTAACAGGGAAAGATGGCGGAAAAATGGCAGGTACAGCAGATATTGAAATTCGTGTACCTCATTTTGGTTATGCAGACCGTATTCAAGAAATTCATATTAAAGTTATCCATATTCTTATTCAATTAATTGAAAAAGAGATGGTGAAGTAG